A stretch of the Thermithiobacillus plumbiphilus genome encodes the following:
- a CDS encoding DNA-formamidopyrimidine glycosylase family protein codes for MPELPEIELLAEKLRQGCLNKPLESIAYHPGKRADALDDGPESLSVLKGAVLSDVARYGPFLFLEWGERILSLHLAGEAQVTLQRGKLDLPGGNYLLLRWQTGQQLLVAAPNLSSRVRLLDESASVDYLLKLGPDPLLDAHCADHLRTAMSRRRTAIRNLLLDESFVAGIGPVWCDEILFQSRVRPDIPVAELRPAERDRILKNVHRVLERAIRCQANPSLLPKTFLTRRKQEDGLCPVCATALTEMPVGGKTAICCARCQAGRTEALAEETSESQSEGLAEAKPDLMLAEIAQDGQEHGPDSPASTPDQETDAPGEPPRSAAPY; via the coding sequence ATGCCTGAATTGCCCGAAATCGAACTCCTGGCGGAAAAGCTCCGTCAGGGCTGTCTGAACAAACCGCTGGAATCGATCGCCTATCATCCGGGCAAGCGCGCGGATGCACTCGATGACGGTCCGGAAAGCCTCTCTGTCCTCAAGGGCGCGGTGCTCAGCGATGTCGCCCGCTACGGCCCCTTTCTCTTCCTGGAGTGGGGTGAGCGCATTCTCAGCCTGCATCTGGCCGGGGAGGCGCAGGTGACCCTGCAACGCGGCAAGCTGGATCTGCCCGGTGGCAATTACCTGCTGCTGCGCTGGCAAACCGGTCAGCAGCTGCTTGTCGCCGCGCCCAATCTGTCCTCCCGGGTGCGTTTGCTCGACGAGTCGGCGAGCGTCGATTACCTCCTGAAGCTCGGACCCGACCCGCTCCTGGATGCCCACTGTGCCGATCATCTGCGCACGGCCATGAGCCGGCGACGCACAGCCATCCGCAATCTGCTGCTCGATGAGAGTTTCGTGGCCGGGATCGGGCCGGTCTGGTGTGACGAAATCCTGTTCCAGTCGCGTGTGCGCCCGGACATCCCGGTGGCCGAACTGCGGCCCGCCGAGCGCGACCGCATCCTGAAAAACGTGCACCGCGTGCTGGAGCGCGCCATTCGTTGTCAGGCCAACCCTTCCCTGCTGCCCAAGACCTTTCTGACCCGGCGCAAGCAGGAAGACGGTCTCTGCCCGGTCTGTGCCACGGCGTTGACGGAAATGCCGGTCGGCGGGAAGACCGCCATCTGCTGCGCCAGATGTCAGGCAGGTCGGACCGAGGCCCTGGCAGAGGAAACATCCGAGTCACAGTCTGAGGGATTGGCCGAGGCAAAACCTGATCTGATGCTGGCGGAAATCGCGCAGGATGGGCAGGAGCACGGCCCGGATTCTCCTGCGTCCACCCCGGATCAGGAGACTGATGCCCCGGGTGAACCGCCCAGATCCGCCGCGCCCTATTAG
- the leuS gene encoding leucine--tRNA ligase — translation MNNDPHSSPDYQPERIESEVQAAWAEKALYRAVEDPSREKFYCLAMFPYPSGQLHMGHVRNYSIGDVIARYQRMKGRNVLQPMGWDAFGLPAENAALKHGVAPAAWTYSNIDHMRGQLKRLGLSYDWSREIATCKPEYYRWEQWLFVQLFKKGLVYQKKAAVNWDPVDQTVLANEQVVDGRGWRSGAVVERREITQWFMKITDYAEELLADLDTLKDGWPEQVLTMQRNWIGRSEGAEVRFALRDQASVIKVFTTRPDTLMGVTYLALAPEHPLALAAAESNPALAAFIDASRHTQVAEAAIETQEKQGVDTGLRALHPLTGEELPVWVANFVLMGYGEGAVMSVPAHDQRDYEFAQKYALPIKPVIQPADGAQLPQDAAYTGPGILVNSGEFEGLPSEEAKQRITATLEAQDRGRKTVNFRLRDWGISRQRYWGTPIPMIHCKACGAVPVPEDQLPVMLPEDVVLNGPRSPLHDDSSFYQVDCPSCGATARRETDTMDTFVESSWYYARFACPDQDQKMLDERAAYWLPVDQYVGGVEHAVLHLLYARFFNKLMRDAGLLPSDAPHDEPFAKLLTQGMVLKDGAKMSKSKGNTVDPQALIDRYGADTARLFILFAAPPEQSLEWSDEAVEGAHRFLKRVWRQVHDFGGEIPPLPAALTTEAANLRRLVHQTIQKVSSNLDGRYHFNPAIAAIMELSNALSKAQDDPALRAVVGEGLKAMVQLLAPFTPHISEALWRTLGQSNELSFAPWPEADPAALERQTLNLVVQVNGKLRDRIEVPADAEEASIRAAALASPGAQRFLEGVSVRKVILVPGKLVNIVAS, via the coding sequence ATGAACAACGACCCGCACAGCAGCCCGGACTACCAGCCGGAACGAATTGAAAGCGAAGTCCAGGCAGCCTGGGCAGAAAAGGCGCTCTACCGCGCCGTCGAAGACCCGAGCCGGGAAAAGTTCTACTGCCTTGCGATGTTCCCCTACCCCTCGGGCCAGTTGCACATGGGGCACGTGCGTAATTATAGCATCGGGGACGTGATTGCCCGTTACCAGCGCATGAAGGGCAGGAACGTCCTGCAACCCATGGGCTGGGATGCCTTTGGCCTGCCGGCCGAGAACGCGGCCTTGAAGCACGGCGTGGCGCCGGCGGCCTGGACCTACAGCAATATCGACCATATGCGCGGCCAATTGAAGCGTCTGGGCCTGTCCTATGACTGGTCGCGCGAGATCGCCACTTGCAAGCCCGAATATTATCGCTGGGAGCAGTGGCTGTTCGTGCAGCTCTTCAAGAAGGGTCTCGTTTACCAGAAGAAGGCGGCGGTCAACTGGGATCCGGTGGATCAGACCGTGCTCGCCAACGAGCAGGTGGTGGACGGCCGCGGCTGGCGCTCGGGCGCTGTCGTGGAGCGGCGCGAGATCACCCAGTGGTTCATGAAGATCACCGACTACGCCGAGGAGTTGCTCGCCGACCTCGATACGCTCAAGGATGGCTGGCCCGAGCAGGTGCTGACCATGCAGCGCAACTGGATCGGGCGCAGCGAGGGCGCCGAGGTGCGCTTTGCCCTGCGCGATCAGGCCAGCGTCATCAAGGTTTTCACCACCCGGCCCGACACCCTCATGGGCGTGACCTATCTGGCCCTGGCGCCGGAGCATCCACTCGCACTCGCGGCCGCCGAAAGCAATCCGGCCCTGGCCGCCTTCATCGACGCCAGCCGCCACACCCAGGTGGCGGAAGCCGCCATCGAGACCCAGGAGAAACAGGGCGTGGATACCGGGCTCAGGGCCCTGCACCCGCTCACGGGCGAGGAACTGCCGGTCTGGGTGGCCAATTTCGTGCTCATGGGATACGGCGAGGGCGCGGTAATGAGCGTGCCGGCTCATGACCAGCGCGACTATGAGTTCGCGCAGAAGTATGCCCTGCCGATAAAGCCCGTGATTCAGCCCGCAGACGGTGCACAGCTGCCGCAGGATGCTGCCTACACCGGCCCGGGCATCCTGGTCAATTCGGGTGAGTTTGAGGGTCTGCCCTCGGAGGAGGCCAAGCAGCGCATCACGGCGACCCTGGAGGCGCAGGACCGCGGCCGCAAGACGGTCAACTTCCGCCTGCGCGACTGGGGCATCTCGCGCCAGCGTTACTGGGGCACGCCGATCCCGATGATCCATTGCAAGGCCTGTGGCGCGGTACCCGTACCCGAGGATCAGTTGCCAGTGATGTTGCCCGAGGACGTGGTGCTCAACGGTCCACGCTCACCGCTGCATGATGATTCCAGCTTTTATCAGGTGGACTGCCCATCCTGCGGCGCGACGGCGCGGCGCGAGACCGACACCATGGATACCTTCGTCGAGAGCTCCTGGTATTACGCCCGCTTCGCCTGCCCCGATCAGGATCAAAAGATGCTCGATGAGCGTGCCGCCTACTGGCTGCCGGTGGATCAGTACGTCGGCGGGGTCGAGCATGCCGTGCTGCATCTTCTGTATGCGCGGTTCTTCAACAAGCTGATGCGTGATGCCGGCCTGCTGCCCAGTGATGCCCCGCATGACGAGCCCTTCGCCAAGCTGCTGACCCAGGGCATGGTGCTGAAAGACGGCGCCAAGATGTCCAAGTCCAAGGGCAACACGGTCGACCCCCAGGCCCTGATCGACAGATACGGCGCCGATACCGCGCGGCTGTTCATTCTCTTTGCCGCGCCCCCGGAACAGTCCCTGGAGTGGTCGGACGAGGCGGTCGAGGGCGCGCACCGCTTCCTGAAGCGCGTCTGGCGCCAGGTGCATGACTTTGGCGGCGAGATTCCGCCCCTGCCAGCCGCGTTGACGACCGAGGCCGCCAACCTGCGCCGGCTGGTGCACCAGACCATCCAGAAGGTCAGCAGCAATCTCGATGGGCGTTACCATTTCAACCCGGCCATTGCCGCCATCATGGAGCTGTCCAATGCGCTCTCAAAAGCCCAGGACGATCCCGCCCTGCGCGCCGTCGTCGGCGAAGGCCTGAAGGCTATGGTGCAACTGCTCGCGCCCTTTACCCCGCACATCAGCGAGGCGCTCTGGCGCACGCTGGGACAAAGCAATGAGCTGAGCTTCGCGCCCTGGCCCGAGGCCGACCCGGCGGCCCTGGAACGCCAGACCCTGAATCTGGTAGTGCAGGTCAATGGCAAGCTGCGCGATCGCATCGAAGTGCCCGCGGATGCTGAGGAGGCGAGCATTCGCGCGGCAGCCCTCGCCAGCCCCGGCGCCCAGCGTTTTCTGGAGGGCGTGAGCGTGCGCAAGGTGATCCTGGTGCCCGGCAAGCTTGTCAACATCGTCGCGAGTTGA
- the lptE gene encoding LPS assembly lipoprotein LptE, whose product MIPISALPDALARLRTSLVILAACLLLASCGFHLRGGAPLPEILAGINVTAAGGNDAPIVRDLRERTSLVDGKAAGKDAPTLVVSGTGIEQRVASIDTQGVAREFLLVLNTRYQLLAADGKTLIPPQTLELQRDYTYTDNNVLASDIQSRELHEELYRAGAEQILRAVSIYQTHHPEPQP is encoded by the coding sequence ATGATACCCATTAGTGCTTTGCCTGACGCCCTGGCCCGCCTGCGAACCAGCCTCGTGATCCTGGCGGCCTGCCTGCTGCTTGCGAGCTGCGGTTTTCACCTGCGCGGCGGCGCTCCCTTGCCGGAAATTCTCGCCGGCATCAATGTGACTGCTGCCGGGGGCAATGACGCACCGATCGTGCGCGATCTGCGCGAGCGCACCAGTCTGGTGGATGGCAAGGCAGCGGGCAAGGATGCGCCGACGCTGGTGGTCAGCGGCACCGGCATCGAACAGCGCGTCGCCAGTATCGATACCCAGGGCGTGGCGCGGGAGTTCCTGCTGGTCCTGAACACCCGGTACCAGCTCCTCGCCGCCGATGGCAAGACCCTGATTCCGCCGCAAACGCTTGAATTGCAGCGCGACTACACCTATACCGACAACAACGTGCTGGCCTCCGACATCCAGTCCCGCGAACTGCACGAGGAGCTATATCGTGCCGGTGCCGAACAGATCCTGCGGGCGGTAAGCATCTATCAGACACATCACCCCGAGCCGCAGCCGTGA
- the holA gene encoding DNA polymerase III subunit delta: MRLKPEQLTQHLKGKLAPLYAFFSDEPFFLIEAEQQLRATASRAGFDQTETWTVEPSFDWGQLQDARQSLSLFAERRLLLLRMGAQKPGDAGSRALQAWAAEPPADVLLLVSGERPDASAQKSAWFKALETAGTLVLFYPPEASEWPQWVRARLREKGLDLSPAGQTWLIERSEGNPLACMQAINQLSLLAQEGRISEDDVLAVVGDNARFSVFDLSEAALAGKAHQALRILAHLEQEGVEPILVLWALARDLRVIIALQDRNTNPGQLWREHKVFGKQQELLLRAARKLPSDSLVADLKLCARLDASIKGQDHLPVWPSLGKLAMQLAGITGNSARR, translated from the coding sequence ATGCGTCTGAAACCCGAGCAACTGACGCAGCATCTCAAGGGCAAGCTCGCGCCGCTCTATGCCTTCTTCAGCGACGAACCCTTCTTTCTGATCGAAGCGGAGCAGCAACTTCGCGCTACGGCCAGCCGTGCAGGCTTTGACCAGACCGAGACCTGGACGGTGGAACCCAGCTTTGACTGGGGCCAGCTACAGGACGCGCGCCAGAGCCTGTCGCTCTTTGCCGAGCGCCGCTTGCTGCTGCTGCGCATGGGCGCTCAAAAGCCTGGTGATGCCGGCAGCCGGGCGCTGCAGGCCTGGGCCGCCGAGCCACCTGCGGATGTGTTGCTGCTCGTCAGTGGCGAGCGTCCCGATGCCAGTGCTCAGAAGAGTGCCTGGTTCAAGGCCCTGGAAACGGCCGGCACCCTGGTGCTGTTTTACCCCCCGGAAGCCAGCGAGTGGCCGCAATGGGTGCGCGCGCGCCTGCGGGAGAAGGGGCTTGATCTCAGCCCCGCGGGCCAGACCTGGTTGATCGAACGCAGCGAAGGCAATCCGCTGGCCTGCATGCAGGCCATCAACCAGCTCAGCCTGCTCGCACAGGAAGGCAGGATCAGCGAGGATGACGTGCTGGCGGTGGTCGGAGACAATGCCCGTTTCAGCGTCTTTGATCTGAGCGAGGCCGCTCTGGCCGGCAAGGCGCATCAGGCCCTGCGGATTCTCGCGCATCTGGAGCAGGAAGGGGTGGAACCCATCCTGGTGCTCTGGGCCCTCGCCCGCGACTTGCGCGTGATCATTGCCCTGCAGGACCGCAACACCAATCCCGGCCAGCTCTGGCGGGAGCACAAGGTGTTTGGCAAGCAGCAGGAATTGCTGCTGCGCGCCGCGCGCAAGCTGCCATCAGACAGTCTCGTGGCCGACCTGAAGCTTTGCGCCAGGCTCGACGCCAGCATCAAGGGTCAGGATCATCTGCCGGTCTGGCCAAGCCTGGGGAAACTGGCGATGCAACTGGCGGGTATCACCGGCAATTCCGCGCGGCGCTGA
- a CDS encoding FAD-dependent oxidoreductase gives MQAISVWEGTGKRSDFPVLQGELQVDVAIVGGGITGVSAAMLLAQAGKRVALLEAGRIGSGTTGHSTGNLYGVVGQGLSKIASKWDEDTMRTVARSRMAAVELIEKTVQTHGIDCGFARRPWHLYTTPETTQENPMLEAEYEAARKAGLTATLVSDLPLPVPVDRVLRVDDQAQFHPLNYVRGLAASIASADCRILENSRVLEIDHGSGSLRTANGQVKAEQIVLATHSPLGIDVTQAEMKVYREYGVAVKLQDDKYPEGIFWAAGSGYSTRSWQDGEDKYLILVGGKHVTGHETETEHYYDELTNYLHAHYGVSEMAYRWSAQQYRPADLLPYIGPSLGAGNVYVATGFAADGLTFGTLAAVLISEEIMGRKTPWAELYKARRFTPVKSAREFLSENLSVSRHLIQDRLKQGEPGGLAALAVDEGALLELDGENVAAYRDQQGTLHALSPVCPHMKCLVHWNAAERSWDCPCHGSRFNFRGEVLEGPALSPLAPKSV, from the coding sequence ATGCAAGCGATCTCGGTGTGGGAGGGGACGGGCAAGCGCAGTGATTTTCCGGTCCTGCAGGGAGAACTGCAGGTGGATGTGGCGATTGTTGGCGGCGGCATCACCGGCGTCAGTGCAGCCATGCTGCTGGCGCAGGCCGGCAAGCGCGTGGCGCTGCTGGAGGCGGGGCGCATCGGTTCGGGCACGACCGGCCATTCCACCGGCAACCTCTATGGCGTCGTGGGGCAGGGGCTTTCAAAGATTGCCAGCAAGTGGGATGAGGACACCATGCGGACCGTGGCCCGCTCGCGCATGGCGGCCGTCGAGCTCATCGAGAAAACTGTCCAGACCCATGGGATAGATTGTGGCTTTGCCCGGCGGCCCTGGCATCTGTACACCACGCCCGAGACGACGCAGGAAAACCCGATGCTCGAGGCCGAATACGAGGCCGCGCGAAAGGCGGGGCTTACGGCCACGCTGGTTTCGGATCTGCCCCTGCCGGTCCCGGTGGACCGGGTGTTAAGGGTGGATGATCAGGCGCAGTTTCACCCGCTGAATTATGTGCGGGGGCTGGCGGCGAGCATTGCTTCGGCGGACTGTCGGATCCTTGAAAACAGCCGGGTACTGGAAATCGACCACGGCAGCGGGAGCTTGCGGACTGCGAACGGCCAGGTGAAGGCGGAGCAGATCGTGCTCGCTACCCATAGCCCCTTGGGCATCGATGTGACTCAGGCAGAAATGAAGGTCTACCGCGAATACGGCGTGGCCGTGAAGTTGCAGGATGACAAATATCCGGAAGGGATTTTCTGGGCGGCCGGTTCGGGTTATTCCACCCGTTCCTGGCAGGATGGCGAGGATAAATATCTGATTCTGGTAGGTGGCAAGCATGTCACCGGCCATGAGACCGAGACCGAACACTACTACGACGAACTCACGAACTACCTGCACGCCCACTATGGCGTTAGCGAGATGGCCTACCGCTGGTCGGCCCAGCAGTATCGCCCGGCGGACCTGCTGCCCTATATCGGGCCCAGCCTCGGGGCAGGCAATGTCTATGTCGCCACCGGATTTGCCGCTGATGGCCTCACCTTCGGTACGCTCGCCGCGGTGTTGATCAGTGAGGAGATCATGGGTCGCAAGACGCCCTGGGCGGAGCTCTACAAGGCCCGGCGCTTCACACCGGTCAAGTCGGCGCGCGAGTTTTTATCTGAAAACCTCAGTGTCTCCAGACATCTGATTCAGGATCGCCTGAAACAGGGCGAGCCGGGCGGACTCGCGGCGCTGGCAGTGGACGAGGGCGCGTTGCTGGAGCTGGATGGGGAGAATGTGGCGGCCTACCGGGACCAGCAGGGGACGCTCCATGCCCTGTCGCCGGTCTGCCCGCACATGAAGTGCCTGGTCCACTGGAATGCCGCGGAACGGAGCTGGGATTGCCCCTGCCATGGCAGCCGCTTCAATTTCCGTGGGGAAGTGCTGGAGGGACCGGCGCTGTCACCGCTGGCGCCCAAGTCGGTCTGA
- a CDS encoding dicarboxylate/amino acid:cation symporter codes for MPRLKLHWQILIAMLLAFAAGGLGGPDAGLLGIRFLDVYDFVGMLFLNALKMLIVPLIVASLITGVASIGSGEALGRLGIKTIIYYLSTTMLAVLLGLALARLIEPGLANGQPVGTLLGLGANTGGLSEQLRDQDTGDLADIFLRMIPTNVVSAAAEGEMLGLIFFSLLFGYFTTCVPEPSRQSLLTFWQAVFEVMMRMTDWVLRFAPIGVFALVAKVAASTGLAAIQPLLWFFLTVLLGLALHMFVVLPMLLLLIGRVSPRRHFRAVLPALLTAFSTASSSATLPLTMECVEKNAGVSNRTSSFVLPLGATVNMDGTALYECVAVLFIAQAYGISLDWASQLTVVVLALATSIGVAGIPAASLVAIVIILGAVGLPAEGIGLILAVDRILDMARTSVNVFSDTTGAVIIGRLQGETGILEDRPAARSA; via the coding sequence ATGCCCAGACTGAAACTGCACTGGCAGATCCTGATCGCCATGCTGCTCGCCTTTGCCGCCGGCGGGCTGGGCGGCCCCGACGCCGGGCTCCTGGGCATCCGCTTCCTGGATGTCTATGACTTTGTCGGCATGCTGTTTCTGAATGCGCTGAAAATGCTCATCGTGCCGCTGATCGTGGCCTCGCTCATCACCGGGGTGGCGAGCATCGGCTCGGGCGAGGCGCTTGGGCGCCTGGGTATCAAAACCATCATCTATTATCTGAGCACCACCATGCTGGCCGTGCTGCTGGGTCTGGCGCTGGCCAGGTTGATCGAGCCGGGTCTGGCCAATGGTCAGCCGGTCGGGACCCTGCTGGGTCTGGGCGCCAACACGGGCGGGCTGTCCGAGCAATTGCGGGACCAGGATACGGGAGATCTCGCCGATATCTTTCTGCGCATGATCCCGACCAATGTGGTCAGTGCCGCGGCCGAGGGCGAGATGCTCGGCCTGATCTTCTTCAGTCTGCTGTTTGGCTACTTCACCACCTGCGTGCCGGAGCCCTCGCGCCAGAGCCTGCTGACCTTCTGGCAGGCGGTGTTCGAGGTGATGATGCGCATGACCGACTGGGTGCTGCGCTTTGCCCCGATCGGGGTCTTTGCCCTGGTGGCCAAAGTCGCGGCGAGCACCGGCCTGGCCGCCATCCAGCCACTGCTGTGGTTTTTTCTGACCGTGCTGCTGGGGCTTGCGCTGCATATGTTTGTGGTGCTGCCGATGCTGTTGTTGCTCATCGGTCGCGTCAGCCCGCGCCGCCACTTCCGGGCCGTGCTGCCGGCCCTGCTCACCGCCTTTTCCACCGCCTCATCCTCGGCCACTTTGCCGCTGACCATGGAATGCGTCGAGAAGAACGCCGGTGTGTCGAATCGCACCAGCAGCTTCGTGCTGCCCTTGGGGGCCACGGTCAACATGGATGGCACCGCGCTCTATGAATGCGTGGCGGTACTCTTCATCGCCCAGGCTTATGGCATCAGTCTGGACTGGGCCAGTCAGCTCACCGTCGTGGTGCTGGCCCTGGCTACCTCCATTGGTGTTGCCGGCATTCCGGCCGCGAGCCTGGTGGCCATCGTCATCATTCTCGGCGCGGTGGGACTGCCGGCCGAGGGCATCGGGCTCATCCTCGCGGTGGATCGCATCCTGGACATGGCGCGCACCAGCGTCAACGTGTTTAGCGATACCACGGGTGCGGTGATCATCGGGCGGCTACAGGGCGAGACCGGCATTCTTGAGGACCGGCCAGCGGCGCGGTCTGCCTGA
- a CDS encoding TMEM165/GDT1 family protein: MSALLVSTGIVALAEMGDKTQLLSLLLAARFRRPIPIILGILVATLANHFLAGALGAWLTSLVGKDALRWILGLSFIAMAIWTLIPDKLDGIEDPAKLRFGVFGTTLMVFFLAEMGDKTQIATVALAAQYPSLIAVVAGTTLGMMLANVPAVFLGDRMAKKAPLRLIRTITAIIFATLGVLALLNLGGRF, from the coding sequence ATGTCTGCACTTCTCGTTTCCACCGGAATCGTCGCGCTCGCTGAAATGGGCGACAAAACCCAGCTCCTGTCCCTGCTGCTCGCGGCACGCTTCCGCCGCCCCATTCCCATCATTCTCGGCATTCTCGTTGCCACCCTGGCCAATCACTTCCTGGCTGGCGCCCTTGGTGCCTGGCTTACCTCTCTGGTCGGCAAGGACGCGCTGCGCTGGATACTTGGCCTGTCGTTCATTGCCATGGCCATCTGGACCCTGATTCCGGACAAGCTCGATGGCATCGAGGATCCCGCCAAGCTGCGCTTTGGTGTATTCGGCACGACCTTGATGGTCTTTTTCCTGGCTGAAATGGGCGACAAGACGCAGATCGCCACGGTCGCCCTGGCCGCGCAATATCCGTCCCTGATTGCCGTGGTGGCCGGGACCACCCTGGGCATGATGCTTGCCAACGTGCCAGCGGTATTTCTCGGCGACAGGATGGCCAAAAAGGCGCCCCTGCGTCTGATCCGCACCATCACCGCCATTATCTTCGCCACGCTGGGCGTCCTCGCGCTCCTGAATCTTGGCGGCAGATTCTAG
- the cadR gene encoding Cd(II)/Pb(II)-responsive transcriptional regulator, whose amino-acid sequence MRIGELAQMTGVGVPTLRFYEQQDLLASPGRQENGYRTYTKRHVEQILFIRRCRTLGLSLEEIRRLQSYQDEPYRSCAAINAMLDAHIQQVRSQMLALQVLEAQLVGLRARCDDKRQAADCGILSGINDGMAGRAGS is encoded by the coding sequence ATGCGCATTGGTGAATTGGCACAAATGACGGGCGTCGGTGTCCCCACCCTTCGCTTTTACGAACAGCAGGATCTGCTGGCATCGCCGGGCCGGCAGGAAAACGGCTACCGCACTTACACCAAGCGGCATGTCGAACAGATCCTTTTTATCCGCCGCTGCCGGACGCTGGGCCTGTCGCTCGAAGAGATCCGCAGGCTGCAAAGCTATCAGGATGAGCCATATCGCTCCTGTGCGGCCATCAATGCCATGCTTGATGCACACATCCAGCAGGTTCGCTCGCAGATGTTGGCCTTGCAGGTCCTTGAAGCGCAGCTCGTTGGACTGCGAGCCCGTTGCGACGACAAGCGTCAGGCTGCGGATTGCGGAATCCTTTCAGGAATCAATGACGGAATGGCTGGCAGGGCGGGCTCGTGA
- a CDS encoding cation transporter, giving the protein MQDSSGSSNPPHAQDLSISTFAIPKMDCPSEERMIRLALDGTPGVQGLSFDLSKRQLQVIHEGAAEPIAAKLATLNLGASLQHTEAAAPGVEMIMEDLGAGAGAAQEARTLRVLLGINALMFAIEITVGLFAHSAGLISDSLDNFADASVYGLSLYAVGRSKQLKLRAAHLSGLIQLVLALGVLVEVARRFVLGSEPESLLMIGMASLALIANIGVLMLIARHRKGEVHMKASWIFTANDVLANIGVIIAGILVAWTGSRYPDLIIGALIGLIVLNGARRILALKA; this is encoded by the coding sequence ATGCAAGACAGCTCGGGCAGCTCGAATCCTCCCCATGCGCAGGACCTGTCGATCAGCACCTTTGCCATCCCCAAAATGGACTGCCCCTCCGAAGAGCGCATGATCCGCCTGGCGCTGGACGGAACCCCCGGGGTTCAGGGGCTGTCCTTTGACCTGTCGAAGCGGCAGTTGCAGGTCATCCACGAGGGTGCGGCCGAGCCGATTGCCGCGAAACTCGCGACCCTCAATCTGGGCGCATCCCTGCAGCACACAGAAGCCGCCGCACCCGGCGTGGAAATGATCATGGAAGACCTGGGCGCGGGTGCAGGAGCGGCGCAGGAAGCCCGCACCCTGCGCGTGCTGCTGGGCATCAATGCGCTCATGTTCGCGATTGAAATCACTGTGGGGCTTTTCGCGCATTCCGCCGGCCTGATTTCCGATTCCCTCGATAACTTTGCCGATGCCTCCGTCTATGGCCTCTCGCTGTACGCCGTGGGGCGCAGCAAGCAACTGAAATTGCGGGCCGCGCATCTGTCGGGCCTGATCCAGCTCGTTCTGGCTCTTGGGGTGCTGGTTGAAGTGGCGCGCCGCTTTGTCTTAGGCAGCGAACCCGAATCACTGCTGATGATCGGCATGGCCTCCCTGGCGCTGATCGCCAACATCGGCGTGCTGATGCTGATCGCGCGTCACCGCAAGGGCGAGGTGCACATGAAGGCGAGCTGGATCTTCACCGCCAATGACGTGCTGGCCAATATCGGCGTCATCATCGCCGGCATTCTGGTGGCCTGGACCGGCTCGCGCTATCCGGATCTCATCATCGGCGCCCTGATCGGCCTGATCGTGCTCAACGGCGCCCGGCGTATTCTGGCCTTGAAGGCATGA